In a genomic window of Nitrosarchaeum sp.:
- a CDS encoding replication factor C small subunit: MLSTGMWVEKYRPSKLSEIVNQKEIIGSLEALIKDPTDMPHLMFSGSAGVGKTTTALCISRQILGEYAKDYTLELNASDERGIGMVREKVKKFSRFAGMVDVPFKIIILDEADEMTSDAQTALRRIIEDTAKYCRFILIANNISKIIDPIQSRCATFKFTAIPEEDVINHLENIAKKEKVKTDKKGLKAIYDYSEGDLRHAINLMQATASIGEISEENVKSSAGLTKTSDVDIVLKMALSGKIADAREKMIELTKVYGMSESDFLKYLNSAVFKTKHDNISDILEVIAKYDYRILVGANPEIQLTAMLAELGKLER, encoded by the coding sequence ATGTTATCAACAGGCATGTGGGTGGAAAAGTATCGCCCCTCAAAGCTTTCAGAAATAGTAAATCAAAAAGAAATTATCGGTAGTCTAGAAGCTCTAATTAAAGACCCTACAGATATGCCGCACCTAATGTTTTCAGGTTCTGCTGGGGTAGGCAAAACTACAACAGCCTTATGCATATCTAGACAAATTCTTGGGGAATATGCTAAAGACTATACTCTTGAGCTAAATGCCTCAGATGAACGAGGTATAGGTATGGTTAGAGAAAAAGTAAAAAAGTTTTCAAGATTTGCAGGAATGGTAGATGTACCATTTAAGATAATTATTCTTGATGAGGCAGATGAGATGACATCAGATGCACAAACAGCATTACGACGAATAATAGAAGATACTGCAAAATATTGTAGATTTATCCTAATTGCAAACAATATCTCAAAAATCATCGATCCTATTCAAAGCAGATGTGCCACCTTCAAGTTTACAGCTATTCCTGAAGAGGATGTAATTAATCATCTAGAAAACATAGCTAAAAAAGAAAAGGTAAAAACGGATAAGAAAGGACTAAAAGCAATTTACGATTATTCTGAAGGAGATCTTAGACATGCAATTAATCTGATGCAAGCAACTGCAAGCATAGGGGAGATTTCAGAAGAAAATGTAAAATCATCAGCTGGATTGACAAAAACTAGCGATGTAGATATTGTTCTAAAAATGGCACTATCTGGAAAAATTGCAGATGCAAGAGAGAAGATGATTGAATTAACCAAAGTTTATGGAATGTCAGAATCAGATTTTCTAAAATATCTAAATTCTGCAGTATTCAAAACAAAACATGATAATATTTCAGATATTTTAGAAGTGATTGCAAAATATGATTATAGAATTTTAGTTGGAGCAAATCCCGAGATTCAGTTAACAGCTATGTTAGCTGAACTAGGAAAATTGGAAAGATAA